The Mycobacteriales bacterium nucleotide sequence CCGCGGCATCGGTCCTCGCCAGAGGAGACGCCCGCATCGCCAGCTTTCAGGAGAAGGCTCGTGAACTCCTCCAAGACACGGTGCTCGGGCGCATCACCAACGGGGCATTCGATGAGTAGATCCGCACTCTCCGCGGCCGCCGCTCTGATTCGCAGCCGGTAGCGGCCCATCACCGCGCTCGGCAAACCGGGAGCGAAGGTCGTAGAGCCGACTAGACTGCGCCGACGAGCACCCCCCGCGATCACCGTCCGCAGTGCCAAAGCCGCCGACGCTGACGGGATCGCCGAGGTGCACGTTGGCACCGAGCGGGCTGCCTACCACGGTCTGTTGCCGCATGGCCTCGCCGACCCGAGACCACGGGAACGGTCAGACGTCGCCGCGGTCGGGCAAGGCGTGACGAGGACTGCGATCAGGCTGTTAGGAAAGTTTCAGTTAGGACCTTCTTGGCCCCGGGTGGCGAGCGTGCGGATCTGACTGCCCGGCACCCAGCGGTGGCCGGAAGGGTCCGCGCTCGGCTCCGATCGCTGCCCACTCCGACGCGTAGTCACCGTCCGGCCGGTACCCTCAGCCGCGGAGTGCTGCCGGCTTGGTGACAGAGACGGAGCGTGGGTGTGTGACCCAGCCATCTGACCCGAATGTGTGGGCCCCGCAAGCTGACAGGTCGCCGGCCGGTCAGCCGGTCCCAACCGGGCCAGTCAACACCGCAGGGGGCTACGGGCAATACGGTGCGCCCCCGGTGCCGGCGGGGATGTTCTTCGACTCGGGCTGTGGGCTGGTCCTGCCCCAGGGGGTGCATCTGGCCAACACCGGGCGGCGGATCGGCGCCTATTTCCTTGCCATTCCGCTGCTGGTGGTGACCTTGGTGGTCGGGTATGTCGTTTGGGGATTGATCGTCTGGGGTCGCGGCCAAACCCCGGCCCTGCAGGTTCTGGGCATGCGGTGTTGGCGGCCGGAAACCCGGCGGGTGGCTGGCTGGGGGTGGATGGTCCTGCGCGAGACCGTCGGACGATTCGTCGAGGGTATTCTGGGCTTCATCACCCTGCTGCTGTCGTTCATCCTCATGATGAGCGGCAAGGAACGTAAGTCGCTGCACGATCACATCGCGGGCACCGTGGTGCTCCACGACCCCGACAGGGTCTTGGCGCGCCAGCCTTGATCCCCACGTTAGTCGGGTGAGTTGACACCACGGGGGTTCGGGTTCCCGCGAGGCCGGCGGATAGTCGTGAAGGACTACCTGAGGGACGACGACCACAGACGCTGGGCGTCAGCGATGAGTCCGGCGGACGCTCGCGGCTCCCATTGAGCGCCACGACCTCAGCGTGGGTGACGACCGGTTCGTTTCGGGAGTCAGGGTGGCGTCCCGGCACACACCCTCTCCGGACGAAGAACTGGTTTCAGGCCCTCACCCGGGGC carries:
- a CDS encoding RDD family protein; protein product: MFFDSGCGLVLPQGVHLANTGRRIGAYFLAIPLLVVTLVVGYVVWGLIVWGRGQTPALQVLGMRCWRPETRRVAGWGWMVLRETVGRFVEGILGFITLLLSFILMMSGKERKSLHDHIAGTVVLHDPDRVLARQP